The Streptomyces tendae genome has a window encoding:
- a CDS encoding alpha/beta hydrolase, which yields MEHGHEGTAGAPAEGAGRPARPPAGRLRRGLLAALVAAAVAVPLAGAARPQVPAPAPTELPPPTAVTLDAAYAAHRADAAEAARIADRHGYGDRATAERALSTRQLLAFDGRGAGLVTEVLGDLAHAGRVAVLVPGSDTGIDTYDRFRATALALHGRLAREAPAGVRTAVVAWLGYETPGTLSPSVTTTGRAEDAAPQLRELVDGLRAVAGPRARLSLLCHSYGSVVCARAASGLDIDDLVFLGSPGTGAGTAADLRTRARVWAARGAGDWVEHVPHIDAELFGTTVGFGTDPVSREFGARVFAAGDGGHSDYFAPGSPSLANLTRIVLGDTRAVTS from the coding sequence ATGGAGCACGGGCACGAGGGAACCGCGGGCGCACCCGCGGAAGGGGCGGGGCGCCCGGCGCGCCCCCCGGCCGGACGCCTGCGGCGCGGGCTGCTCGCGGCGCTCGTCGCCGCCGCCGTCGCCGTGCCCCTCGCCGGGGCGGCGCGCCCCCAGGTGCCCGCGCCGGCGCCCACGGAGCTCCCGCCGCCGACCGCCGTCACCCTCGACGCGGCCTACGCCGCCCACCGGGCCGACGCCGCCGAGGCCGCCCGCATCGCCGACCGGCACGGTTACGGGGACCGGGCGACCGCCGAACGAGCGCTGTCGACACGGCAGTTGCTGGCCTTCGACGGGCGCGGGGCCGGGCTGGTCACCGAGGTGCTCGGCGACCTGGCGCACGCCGGCCGCGTCGCCGTCCTGGTCCCCGGGTCCGACACCGGCATCGACACCTACGACCGGTTCCGCGCCACCGCCCTCGCGCTGCACGGGCGGCTCGCGCGGGAGGCACCGGCAGGGGTGCGCACGGCGGTGGTTGCCTGGCTCGGCTACGAGACACCCGGCACCCTCAGCCCCTCGGTCACCACCACCGGCCGCGCCGAGGACGCTGCACCCCAACTCCGGGAACTCGTCGACGGCTTGAGAGCCGTCGCCGGTCCCCGGGCGCGCCTGTCGCTGCTCTGCCACTCCTACGGCTCCGTCGTCTGCGCCCGGGCCGCATCCGGCCTCGACATCGACGACCTGGTGTTCCTGGGCAGCCCCGGCACCGGCGCCGGCACCGCCGCCGACCTGCGTACGCGCGCCCGGGTGTGGGCCGCCCGCGGCGCGGGTGACTGGGTCGAGCACGTGCCGCACATCGACGCCGAACTGTTCGGCACCACCGTCGGCTTCGGCACCGACCCCGTCTCCCGGGAGTTCGGCGCCCGCGTCTTCGCGGCCGGCGACGGCGGACACAGCGACTACTTCGCGCCCGGCTCGCCCTCCCTGGCCAACCTGACCCGGATCGTCCTCGGCGACACCCGGGCGGTGACCTCATGA
- a CDS encoding acyltransferase family protein has protein sequence MTRLPAGIRGAATRIDAATPAHRDRAVDALRALAVLGVVLGHWLVTALVADGRTLRTASPLQHMTWPAPVSWGFQTLAVFFLVGGHVATRSYASARGRGIPYHRWLHARLARLFAPVAAVLTLWTAVTLTLLLTDAEYATVRTLVKLALSPMWFLLVFAALTAATPLLTRLHPLWPLAVVLHVDVLRFGFGAPAWLGWLNLAAGWLVPYTLGAAWTRGELERRRSGWALVICGTAATAALVVWAGYPAAMVGVPGAEVSNLNPPTLAAVTFGLAQSGLALLLRDRLRHAMRRPVAWAAVALVNLSAMTVFLWHQTALMATTAVALPAGPLPGLHTVPDGPGWVAARLVWLPVFALALVVCGAAFRTWERGGGGRRERSRVVRAHRPMTGRAPHV, from the coding sequence ATGACCCGCCTCCCCGCCGGGATACGCGGGGCCGCCACCCGCATCGACGCGGCCACCCCCGCCCACCGCGACCGCGCCGTGGACGCACTGCGGGCGCTCGCCGTCCTCGGAGTGGTCCTCGGCCACTGGCTGGTCACCGCGCTGGTCGCGGACGGCCGCACCCTGCGCACCGCCAGCCCGCTGCAGCACATGACCTGGCCGGCACCGGTGTCCTGGGGCTTCCAGACCCTCGCCGTGTTCTTCCTGGTCGGCGGGCACGTCGCCACCCGCTCGTACGCCTCCGCCCGGGGCCGGGGCATTCCGTACCACCGGTGGCTGCACGCCCGGCTGGCCCGGCTGTTCGCCCCGGTCGCCGCCGTCCTCACCCTGTGGACGGCGGTCACGCTCACCCTGCTGCTGACGGACGCCGAGTACGCGACCGTACGCACCCTGGTGAAGCTGGCCCTGTCCCCGATGTGGTTCCTGCTCGTCTTCGCCGCCCTCACCGCCGCGACCCCGCTGCTCACCCGCCTCCACCCGCTGTGGCCGCTGGCCGTCGTCCTCCACGTCGACGTGCTGCGGTTCGGCTTCGGCGCCCCGGCCTGGCTCGGCTGGCTCAACCTGGCCGCGGGCTGGCTGGTGCCGTACACGCTGGGCGCGGCCTGGACCCGCGGCGAGCTGGAACGCCGCAGGTCCGGCTGGGCGTTGGTGATCTGCGGTACGGCTGCCACGGCCGCCCTGGTGGTGTGGGCGGGCTACCCGGCCGCCATGGTCGGGGTGCCGGGCGCCGAGGTGTCCAACCTCAACCCGCCCACGCTGGCCGCCGTCACCTTCGGCCTCGCCCAGAGCGGACTGGCGCTGCTGCTGCGCGACCGGCTGCGCCACGCGATGCGCCGGCCCGTGGCGTGGGCGGCGGTGGCGCTGGTCAACCTGTCCGCGATGACGGTGTTCCTGTGGCACCAGACCGCCCTGATGGCCACCACCGCCGTCGCCCTCCCGGCCGGTCCGCTGCCCGGACTGCACACCGTCCCGGACGGCCCCGGCTGGGTCGCCGCCCGGCTGGTGTGGCTCCCGGTGTTCGCCCTCGCCCTCGTGGTCTGCGGGGCCGCGTTCCGGACATGGGAGCGGGGCGGGGGCGGGCGGCGGGAGCGGTCCCGGGTGGTCCGCGCCCACCGCCCGATGACCGGGCGCGCCCCCCATGTCTAG
- a CDS encoding sensor histidine kinase has protein sequence MSRLNAVADTGAEHIRRWLGVLRDDLMTTRVDPLPPSTWLRWLPHGVVWIVGVVLTIVGAVQLNDQGGLDLGYSMLLGVGQGCAAVLALRRPVPGLWLSLGATLAIAVLTRRMLMAGQIDGFTWPWTAWAIVAHLLVLLLVALRVPTRVSVEALVLTGLFTYALQGLWGAWNYAPTGQVTVALSAVVVVLGIALRGRREARVELGRQTTLTAEERARRTLLEERSRIARELHDVVAHHMSVISIQAQVAPHLVQDPSDELKENLAGIRQNAVEALTELRRVLDVLRSEHPAPGERADAPQPTLDRLEALVENTRAAGLTVTTEVTGERRPLPPGVELSAYRIVQEALSNVLRHAPGATAHVAVAYEPRELRVRVVDTGPTREQPPSAGAGHGLLGMRERAVMLGGTLTAGPGSGRGFRVDARLPVSSPPATDPLSQDGTA, from the coding sequence ATGTCTAGGCTGAACGCCGTGGCGGACACGGGGGCGGAGCACATACGACGGTGGCTGGGCGTCCTGCGCGACGACCTGATGACCACGCGGGTCGACCCCTTGCCGCCGTCGACGTGGCTGCGGTGGCTGCCGCACGGGGTCGTGTGGATCGTCGGCGTCGTCCTGACCATCGTGGGAGCCGTTCAACTGAACGACCAGGGCGGGCTGGACCTCGGCTACTCCATGCTGCTCGGGGTGGGGCAGGGCTGTGCGGCAGTCCTCGCGCTGCGGCGGCCGGTGCCGGGGCTGTGGCTGTCGCTCGGCGCCACGCTGGCGATTGCCGTACTGACGCGCCGCATGTTGATGGCCGGTCAGATCGACGGCTTCACGTGGCCATGGACCGCGTGGGCCATCGTGGCCCACCTGCTGGTGCTGCTGCTGGTCGCCCTGCGCGTGCCCACCCGGGTGTCGGTCGAGGCGCTGGTCCTGACGGGGCTGTTCACCTACGCCCTCCAGGGCCTGTGGGGCGCGTGGAACTACGCGCCCACCGGCCAGGTCACCGTTGCGCTGTCAGCCGTCGTGGTCGTCCTCGGCATCGCCCTGCGCGGCCGCCGCGAGGCCCGCGTCGAACTGGGGCGGCAGACCACGCTCACCGCCGAGGAACGCGCCCGCCGCACGCTGCTGGAGGAACGCAGCCGCATCGCACGCGAGTTGCACGACGTGGTGGCTCACCACATGTCGGTGATCTCCATCCAGGCACAGGTTGCCCCGCACCTCGTGCAGGACCCGTCGGACGAGCTCAAGGAGAACCTCGCCGGCATCCGGCAGAACGCCGTCGAGGCGCTCACCGAACTGCGCCGCGTCCTCGACGTGCTGCGCTCCGAACACCCCGCCCCCGGCGAACGCGCGGACGCCCCCCAGCCCACCCTCGACCGGCTGGAGGCGCTGGTGGAGAACACCCGCGCCGCCGGACTCACCGTGACCACCGAGGTCACCGGCGAGCGGCGCCCGCTGCCGCCCGGCGTGGAGCTGTCCGCGTACCGGATCGTGCAGGAGGCCCTGAGCAACGTGCTGCGGCACGCGCCCGGCGCCACCGCGCACGTCGCCGTCGCCTACGAGCCGCGCGAACTGCGGGTGCGGGTCGTCGACACCGGCCCCACCCGGGAGCAGCCGCCGTCCGCCGGGGCCGGGCACGGGCTGCTCGGCATGCGGGAACGCGCCGTCATGCTCGGCGGCACCCTGACGGCCGGCCCCGGGTCCGGGCGCGGCTTCCGGGTCGACGCCCGCCTCCCGGTCTCCTCCCCGCCCGCCACCGACCCCCTCTCCCAGGACGGCACCGCATGA
- a CDS encoding response regulator — translation MIRVLIADDQQMVRQGFTVLLNTQPDIEVVGQAVNGIEAVEQVGVLAPDVVLMDIRMPELGGIEATARITAVTPEVKVLVLTTFDLDEYVYEALRAGASGFLLKDASAEQLAEAVRVVAAGDALLAPGVTRRLIAEFSRLDPRPRSPLRQRVGDLTGRETEVLGLIAQGLSNAEIAVRLVVAEQTVKTHVGRILVKLGLRDRTQAAVFAYESGLVRPSGY, via the coding sequence ATGATCCGCGTACTGATCGCCGACGACCAGCAGATGGTCCGGCAGGGCTTCACCGTGCTGCTGAACACCCAGCCCGACATCGAGGTCGTCGGCCAGGCGGTGAACGGGATCGAGGCGGTCGAGCAGGTCGGCGTGCTCGCCCCGGACGTCGTCCTGATGGACATCCGCATGCCCGAGCTCGGCGGCATCGAGGCCACCGCCCGCATCACCGCCGTCACCCCCGAGGTGAAGGTGCTGGTGCTGACCACCTTCGACCTGGACGAGTACGTGTACGAGGCGCTGCGCGCGGGCGCGTCCGGCTTCCTCCTCAAGGACGCCTCCGCCGAGCAGCTCGCCGAGGCGGTCCGGGTGGTGGCGGCCGGTGACGCCCTCCTCGCGCCGGGCGTCACCCGCCGGCTGATCGCGGAGTTCTCCCGCCTGGACCCGAGGCCCCGCTCCCCGCTGCGGCAGCGGGTCGGTGATCTGACCGGACGCGAGACGGAGGTGCTCGGGCTGATCGCCCAGGGACTGTCGAACGCGGAGATCGCCGTGCGCCTGGTGGTGGCCGAGCAGACCGTGAAGACGCACGTCGGCCGGATCCTGGTGAAGCTGGGCCTGCGCGACCGCACCCAGGCC